One stretch of Bdellovibrionales bacterium CG10_big_fil_rev_8_21_14_0_10_45_34 DNA includes these proteins:
- the coaBC gene encoding bifunctional phosphopantothenoylcysteine decarboxylase/phosphopantothenate--cysteine ligase CoaBC, whose protein sequence is MKSANFIRPKTVKLTDHEVELRGTHLKGKKVALLVTGGIAAMKAPLLARELRRYGAEVVPYVSTEALRYTAADALSWAANNTVITSLTPAAEHLNKAAPFDLFLVAPATYNAINKMRFGIADTPISTTLATAMGLMEQGKARVAIIPTMHGDMHNSILSESVEELLNRGVDLIEPKDAYGKHNLPDIKVIAAKCCRLVSSSVLKGKRVLVTGGPTPVKIDSVRRITNKFRGQLAIEIANELFLRGAEVDLILGSGSVQPPDHLLPFTAMIEDYEEYKAQVLSKIEQNNIEMGLFSAAVADYQPTSVFDGKISSKSGWNKIDLRPTEKVIDIVREQFPHVKMVSFKFEINIEKEKLFDIGRDRISKGHSLVVLNRGEDLTEGNHTAYIMNKTGDIKEVSGDKRSVARDLITTIELNI, encoded by the coding sequence GTGAAGAGTGCGAATTTTATCAGGCCTAAAACAGTTAAGCTAACTGACCACGAGGTCGAGTTGCGGGGTACGCATCTCAAGGGCAAAAAAGTAGCCCTGCTTGTCACGGGCGGCATAGCGGCGATGAAGGCGCCGCTATTGGCGAGGGAACTGAGGCGATACGGGGCAGAAGTAGTCCCCTATGTATCTACTGAGGCATTAAGGTACACGGCTGCAGACGCCCTTTCTTGGGCTGCCAACAATACAGTAATCACATCACTCACGCCGGCGGCAGAACATCTCAACAAGGCTGCCCCCTTTGATCTTTTTCTCGTGGCTCCTGCGACCTACAATGCCATAAACAAAATGAGGTTTGGTATCGCCGATACCCCCATATCGACCACTCTAGCAACTGCTATGGGATTAATGGAGCAAGGCAAAGCAAGAGTTGCGATTATCCCCACCATGCACGGAGATATGCACAATTCTATTCTTAGTGAAAGCGTCGAGGAGCTGCTAAACAGAGGAGTTGACCTTATCGAACCTAAAGACGCCTACGGTAAGCATAACTTGCCAGATATTAAAGTTATAGCCGCCAAGTGCTGTCGTCTTGTCTCTTCTAGCGTTTTAAAAGGCAAACGTGTGCTCGTGACAGGCGGGCCAACCCCAGTGAAGATAGATTCAGTGCGCAGAATAACAAACAAGTTTCGGGGTCAATTGGCGATCGAAATAGCGAATGAGCTGTTTTTAAGAGGCGCTGAGGTAGATTTAATACTGGGTTCGGGGTCGGTTCAGCCACCCGATCACTTACTTCCTTTCACAGCGATGATCGAGGACTACGAAGAGTACAAAGCGCAGGTTCTGAGTAAAATAGAACAAAATAATATTGAGATGGGTTTATTTTCCGCGGCGGTAGCGGACTATCAGCCAACCTCCGTTTTCGACGGAAAGATTTCAAGCAAATCGGGGTGGAATAAAATCGATTTGAGGCCTACAGAAAAAGTTATCGATATTGTTCGGGAGCAGTTTCCACACGTAAAAATGGTGAGCTTTAAATTTGAAATTAACATCGAAAAAGAAAAACTTTTCGATATCGGCAGAGACAGAATATCAAAGGGGCATAGCCTAGTTGTTCTTAACCGAGGTGAAGATCTGACCGAGGGCAACCACACGGCGTATATAATGAACAAGACTGGCGATATTAAGGAAGTATCAGGCGACAAAAGATCTGTCGCTAGGGATTTGATTACTACTATTGAACTAAATATTTGA
- the msrA gene encoding peptide-methionine (S)-S-oxide reductase yields MSDSKTRESVVLAGGCFWGVEELIRKQPGVLDTIVGYTGGTTENPRYDDVKTGKTGHAEAIKIEFDPSKTGLDELLKFFFKIHDPTTINRQGNDIGSQYRSAIFFATPEQEKVAKKVIDEINKSGTWKKPLVTKLEKLKHFYPAEEDHQDYLQKNPDGYTCHFIR; encoded by the coding sequence ATGTCTGATAGTAAAACACGAGAGTCCGTTGTACTGGCGGGTGGATGTTTTTGGGGTGTTGAAGAGCTCATTCGCAAACAGCCGGGCGTGCTTGACACTATTGTTGGGTATACGGGCGGCACAACAGAAAATCCAAGGTACGACGATGTGAAAACAGGTAAAACTGGTCATGCAGAAGCCATCAAAATCGAATTTGACCCAAGTAAAACGGGCTTGGATGAGTTGTTAAAATTTTTTTTTAAGATACATGACCCAACAACTATCAACCGCCAGGGCAACGACATAGGATCTCAATATAGGTCGGCTATTTTTTTCGCCACACCCGAACAAGAAAAGGTTGCAAAGAAAGTTATCGATGAGATCAATAAATCCGGCACCTGGAAGAAGCCACTTGTAACCAAGCTAGAAAAGCTTAAACACTTTTACCCCGCCGAAGAAGACCATCAAGATTATCTGCAAAAAAATCCCGATGGTTATACTTGTCATTTCATAAGGTAA
- a CDS encoding SAM-dependent methyltransferase: MSTTRSIYLHGFSKKEQDRLRQQAAFEERDVFNRIDLYSAKKLIEIGCGVGAQTEILLRRFPQLFIDGIDLNDSQIKAAEEALSKNGLFNGRFQLQQMDATQLEFESETFDAAFLCWTLEHIPDPVRVLGEARRVLKRGGQIWLTETMNSSLFLDPYSPNLWKYWMAFNDYQYASSGDPFVGAKLGNLLTAAGFKEIQTHVMPWHYDNRTPKERKIAIEAWGELILSASNKLLAEKYVDQETVSAMQEELKKVKHDPNAVFFFAFVQATAIA, translated from the coding sequence ATGTCGACGACTCGATCTATCTACCTACATGGATTTAGTAAAAAGGAGCAGGATCGCCTGAGGCAACAAGCTGCCTTTGAAGAAAGGGATGTATTCAACCGCATTGATCTCTACAGCGCCAAAAAGCTTATTGAAATAGGCTGCGGAGTAGGGGCCCAAACAGAAATACTCCTTAGGAGGTTCCCGCAACTCTTCATTGACGGAATTGACCTCAACGACAGTCAGATAAAGGCTGCAGAAGAGGCGCTCAGTAAAAATGGCTTATTCAATGGTCGCTTTCAGCTTCAACAAATGGATGCAACACAGCTCGAGTTCGAATCCGAAACATTTGATGCTGCTTTTCTTTGCTGGACACTCGAGCATATACCAGATCCTGTGAGAGTGCTGGGTGAGGCGAGGCGCGTTTTAAAGCGTGGCGGACAAATCTGGCTGACAGAAACAATGAATTCGTCTTTGTTTTTAGACCCCTATTCACCAAATCTTTGGAAGTACTGGATGGCTTTCAACGACTACCAATATGCGAGTTCCGGTGATCCATTTGTGGGGGCAAAGCTAGGCAACTTGTTAACGGCTGCGGGCTTTAAGGAGATTCAAACTCATGTTATGCCTTGGCACTACGACAATCGAACTCCTAAAGAGCGAAAGATCGCTATCGAGGCATGGGGAGAGCTAATTCTCAGTGCCTCCAATAAGTTGCTTGCAGAAAAGTATGTAGATCAAGAGACCGTGAGCGCCATGCAAGAGGAACTAAAGAAAGTAAAGCATGACCCAAATGCGGTTTTCTTTTTTGCTTTCGTGCAAGCCACTGCGATCGCGTGA
- a CDS encoding DUF1343 domain-containing protein has product MFQLGIDRLINDSNTLESLNGLRWGFIGHPASVTSDIRHSLDVLIEKKQLQVTTAFGPQHGMKGEKQYNMIETPDERNSKWGIPIWSLYGETRTPTKEMIQNIDGFLVDLQDVGCRIYTYITTLLECMKVASDNGKRVVVCDRPNPAGRPVEGRFLDRNFESFVGCAPIPIRHGLTIGELALYFKKQFQLSCDLTVIPMTEYDPNTGPGFGWPQALTWVNPSPNAASLNMARCFAGTVMIEGTTLSEGRGTTVPLEVIGAPNIDGEIIVKKMLENANWTSGCRVRTTYFQPSFYKHVDSICSGLQIHATGSNYKHLDFRPFRLVALFLKTLREVYPDYELWRNFQYEYVSDKLAIDVITAGTWLREWVDNRSSSPSDLEPLLVKDETEWLSQRKEFLLYPDQD; this is encoded by the coding sequence TTGTTTCAATTAGGAATAGACCGTCTAATCAACGACTCAAACACTTTGGAATCGCTTAATGGGCTTCGATGGGGATTTATAGGCCATCCTGCCTCTGTAACGTCTGACATCCGGCACAGCCTGGACGTTTTAATAGAAAAAAAGCAGCTGCAAGTTACTACTGCTTTTGGCCCTCAGCATGGAATGAAGGGTGAAAAGCAATACAATATGATTGAAACCCCGGATGAGAGAAACTCTAAGTGGGGAATTCCCATTTGGAGCCTTTACGGTGAGACTCGAACTCCAACGAAAGAAATGATTCAGAATATCGACGGATTTTTGGTGGACCTTCAAGATGTCGGGTGCCGGATTTATACTTATATCACCACTTTGTTAGAGTGCATGAAAGTCGCCTCCGACAACGGCAAACGAGTTGTGGTGTGTGACCGGCCTAATCCGGCGGGACGCCCCGTTGAAGGTCGTTTTTTGGATAGAAATTTTGAAAGCTTTGTCGGCTGCGCTCCAATCCCTATTAGGCACGGTCTAACTATTGGTGAATTGGCTTTGTATTTTAAGAAACAGTTTCAACTTTCTTGTGACCTTACAGTCATTCCGATGACCGAATATGATCCGAACACTGGCCCCGGCTTCGGTTGGCCGCAAGCGCTGACCTGGGTAAACCCAAGCCCCAACGCAGCATCTCTTAATATGGCTCGATGTTTTGCTGGTACCGTGATGATCGAGGGCACAACATTGAGCGAAGGGCGAGGTACGACAGTTCCTTTAGAAGTGATTGGTGCGCCCAACATTGATGGCGAAATCATCGTAAAGAAAATGCTCGAGAATGCTAACTGGACATCTGGATGTCGGGTTCGAACCACTTATTTTCAGCCATCTTTTTACAAACATGTCGATTCGATTTGCAGCGGGCTTCAGATTCATGCAACCGGATCCAATTACAAACATCTCGACTTTCGTCCTTTTCGCCTTGTTGCCTTATTTCTTAAAACGCTCAGAGAAGTCTATCCGGATTATGAACTTTGGCGCAATTTCCAGTACGAATATGTGTCTGATAAGTTAGCTATTGATGTCATCACAGCAGGTACATGGCTAAGAGAATGGGTGGATAATCGCTCATCAAGCCCCTCAGATCTTGAACCGCTTTTGGTGAAGGATGAAACTGAGTGGCTCAGCCAGCGAAAAGAGTTTCTTTTGTATCCAGACCAAGATTGA
- a CDS encoding long-chain-fatty-acid--CoA ligase (Activates fatty acids by binding to coenzyme A) produces the protein MEKIWLKNYPKNVAPEININEFQSINDVFSEACKKYGRRGAYSNMGKTISYNDLDDLTNHLAAYFQNQLGLKKGDRVAIQLPNILQFPITLFAAQKAGLVVVNTNPLYTVREMEHQFVDAGVKCVVILANFAHNLEKVLPKTKIESVIVTELGDMLPQPKRTLVNFVVKYVKKMVPNFSLGSSTTFLEAIEKGKGQRLEPVDVRHDDYAFLQYTGGTTGVAKGAALTQKNILANMLQISAWMAPKLKEGQEIAMAPLPLYHVFSLTVNCLSFMKYGALNVLITNPRDIAAFIKELKKWKFSVFVGLNTLFNALLNHPKIKEVDFSSLQIGVAGGMALQGAVLKRWEDHTKSKLVEGYGLTEASPVVCCNPIDGSDRPGTIGLPLPSTEVRICDDAGKELGIGEVGELWAKGPQVMKGYWNRQDETDNVLNSDGWLRTGDMATVDSDGFFKIVDRKKDMIIVSGFKVFPNEVEEVIAMNSKVLEVAVIGVDDERSGESVKAVIVKKQPSLTESEVIAFCQERLTNYKVPKHIEFRHELPKTNVGKILRRALRE, from the coding sequence ATGGAAAAGATCTGGCTGAAAAACTACCCTAAAAACGTAGCTCCAGAAATCAACATTAATGAGTTTCAGTCAATCAATGACGTGTTTTCAGAAGCGTGCAAGAAGTACGGCCGTCGGGGCGCCTATTCCAACATGGGAAAAACCATTTCGTACAACGACCTTGACGATTTGACGAATCATTTGGCGGCTTACTTTCAAAATCAACTAGGGCTAAAAAAGGGCGACAGGGTTGCGATTCAACTTCCAAACATATTGCAATTTCCCATTACGCTTTTCGCAGCACAAAAGGCAGGCTTGGTCGTAGTGAACACTAACCCACTCTACACAGTGCGAGAGATGGAACATCAGTTTGTGGATGCCGGAGTCAAATGTGTGGTGATATTGGCAAACTTTGCTCACAATCTTGAGAAAGTGCTTCCAAAAACTAAGATTGAATCGGTGATTGTCACAGAGCTTGGCGATATGTTGCCACAACCCAAGCGGACTCTGGTTAACTTTGTTGTAAAGTACGTTAAAAAGATGGTTCCCAATTTTAGTTTGGGATCTAGTACCACCTTTCTTGAGGCTATAGAAAAGGGCAAAGGACAGCGGCTTGAGCCGGTGGATGTTCGGCATGACGACTATGCATTTTTGCAATACACAGGGGGCACAACTGGTGTGGCAAAGGGCGCCGCTCTCACACAAAAAAACATTTTAGCGAATATGCTTCAGATCTCAGCATGGATGGCTCCCAAGCTCAAAGAGGGGCAAGAAATTGCTATGGCACCGCTTCCTCTTTATCATGTGTTTTCACTCACCGTGAATTGCTTGAGCTTTATGAAATACGGAGCTCTCAATGTACTTATCACTAATCCAAGAGATATAGCGGCGTTTATTAAGGAACTAAAAAAATGGAAGTTTTCAGTATTTGTGGGACTCAACACGCTATTCAATGCTTTGTTGAATCATCCCAAGATTAAAGAAGTAGATTTTAGTTCCCTTCAAATCGGAGTAGCAGGAGGAATGGCGCTTCAAGGGGCCGTCCTCAAGCGATGGGAGGACCATACTAAGTCGAAATTGGTCGAGGGTTATGGCCTTACTGAGGCGTCACCCGTTGTGTGTTGCAATCCAATCGACGGTAGCGACAGACCGGGTACAATTGGTCTACCTCTACCTTCAACAGAAGTGCGAATTTGTGACGACGCCGGCAAAGAGCTTGGTATTGGTGAAGTGGGAGAACTATGGGCTAAAGGGCCTCAAGTTATGAAGGGTTACTGGAATCGCCAAGACGAGACAGACAATGTTTTGAATTCTGATGGTTGGCTGCGCACAGGAGATATGGCGACGGTTGACTCCGACGGGTTTTTTAAAATAGTGGACCGCAAGAAAGATATGATTATTGTATCGGGCTTCAAGGTATTTCCAAACGAAGTAGAAGAGGTCATCGCCATGAACTCAAAAGTTTTGGAAGTCGCAGTGATTGGAGTTGACGACGAGCGTTCCGGCGAATCCGTAAAGGCGGTCATTGTTAAAAAGCAGCCCAGCCTCACAGAATCAGAAGTAATTGCGTTTTGCCAGGAGAGGCTTACGAACTACAAGGTACCAAAGCATATTGAGTTTCGACACGAGCTACCAAAAACAAATGTGGGCAAAATTCTCAGGAGAGCCTTAAGAGAATAG
- a CDS encoding mechanosensitive ion channel protein MscS has protein sequence MTDLAKIFNENLDWLLLLSYAFVIYVLQLGLRSFFKSRLKEKQRRSFGVTLELGITLIEKTRTWFVIIAAVYLGRGAFALPWLQGKVLHNLFVVSVFIQGSIWAFKVIDQWLRYYAEKGADLDGDGARDVEVRRSASYSIIGFMLKGAAISALFLMALHNFGIDITALVAGLGIGGVAVALALQNILGDLFASLTIALDKPFVVGDFLVIGTQRGHVEKIGIKTTRIRSLDGEQIVVSNSDLLSTRIQNFKRMEQRRVLFKVGTTYGTPVETLKKIKQGVKDIIIKTPKTRLDRGHFFSFGDSALIFEFVYFVLDGEYNVYMDTQEEINFKIAKLFDELGADFAFPTQTLHLVSEDLKIAVSHAANSGASPIGP, from the coding sequence ATGACAGATCTTGCAAAGATTTTTAATGAGAACTTAGATTGGCTGCTTCTACTCTCCTATGCTTTCGTAATCTACGTTTTGCAATTGGGCCTGCGCTCTTTCTTTAAGTCGAGACTTAAAGAAAAGCAGCGTCGAAGTTTTGGCGTAACTCTTGAACTGGGAATCACACTCATTGAAAAGACGAGAACCTGGTTTGTAATTATTGCGGCCGTTTACCTGGGTCGGGGCGCATTTGCGCTGCCATGGCTTCAGGGAAAAGTTTTGCACAATCTGTTTGTTGTTTCTGTTTTTATTCAGGGATCTATCTGGGCCTTTAAAGTTATCGACCAGTGGCTGCGGTACTATGCCGAAAAGGGCGCCGATTTAGACGGCGACGGCGCGAGAGATGTAGAGGTCAGAAGATCTGCATCCTACAGCATAATAGGTTTTATGTTAAAAGGCGCAGCTATCTCTGCCCTCTTCCTAATGGCGCTTCATAATTTTGGGATCGACATTACAGCTCTTGTAGCCGGATTAGGTATTGGTGGTGTGGCTGTAGCATTGGCGCTTCAAAATATTCTTGGAGATCTGTTTGCATCACTTACCATTGCCCTTGATAAGCCGTTTGTCGTTGGCGATTTTTTAGTTATCGGCACTCAGCGTGGACATGTAGAAAAAATTGGCATCAAGACAACGCGAATTCGTTCATTAGATGGAGAGCAAATTGTAGTCTCAAACAGTGATTTGCTTTCGACGAGAATTCAAAACTTTAAACGTATGGAGCAACGGCGGGTTTTGTTTAAGGTCGGGACCACTTATGGAACCCCGGTGGAGACACTGAAGAAAATTAAGCAAGGGGTAAAGGATATCATTATTAAAACGCCAAAGACGAGGCTTGATAGAGGCCACTTCTTTTCTTTCGGTGATTCTGCTCTCATTTTTGAATTTGTCTACTTCGTGCTCGACGGCGAGTACAATGTTTATATGGATACCCAAGAAGAAATTAACTTTAAGATTGCGAAGCTTTTTGACGAGTTAGGCGCAGACTTTGCCTTCCCAACACAAACTCTACACCTGGTCTCGGAAGATCTTAAAATCGCAGTTTCTCATGCGGCAAATTCTGGCGCCTCACCTATAGGTCCTTGA
- the gloB gene encoding hydroxyacylglutathione hydrolase has translation MSTIFISVLCEVLISRCSNILNPFQFPPLTLGRCKFCIVGFNSVILPHMKVHAIPCLSDNYSFVIEPSQECRGTPTQESQAWQAQTYDTQTASVLVVDACEAKPLMQFFEQHAFRPEVILTTHHHHDHVGANSELQRKFKCSVYARFPDSEQVPALSSRLDVEDTESFMTWRGIEIFALAIPGHTLGHTAYWFKNENTLFVGDTLFRFGCGRLFEGSYGQLFSSLKKLADLPDETTVYCGHEYALRNLDFCEKHKLIADGNTQRKKVEEQINSTGSSVPFLLSDQKQVNPFLTAKTVEDFTQLRKLRDRF, from the coding sequence ATGAGCACAATATTCATATCAGTACTTTGCGAAGTCTTGATTTCGAGATGTTCTAACATACTCAATCCCTTTCAGTTTCCGCCTCTGACCCTCGGCAGATGCAAATTTTGTATTGTGGGTTTCAATAGTGTAATATTACCGCATATGAAGGTCCATGCCATACCTTGTTTATCAGACAACTATTCTTTTGTGATTGAGCCGTCACAAGAATGCCGGGGCACGCCGACTCAGGAGTCACAGGCTTGGCAGGCTCAGACTTACGACACTCAAACCGCTTCAGTGCTAGTGGTCGATGCTTGTGAAGCTAAACCGCTGATGCAGTTTTTTGAACAACATGCTTTTCGTCCAGAAGTGATATTAACAACTCACCACCATCATGATCATGTCGGTGCAAATTCGGAGCTGCAAAGAAAATTTAAGTGTTCCGTTTATGCAAGGTTTCCTGATTCTGAGCAAGTTCCTGCCTTATCGAGTCGTTTAGATGTTGAAGACACCGAGTCTTTTATGACATGGCGAGGGATAGAAATATTTGCCTTGGCGATACCCGGCCATACGTTAGGGCACACGGCGTACTGGTTTAAAAACGAGAATACATTGTTTGTTGGTGATACACTTTTTCGGTTCGGGTGCGGAAGACTATTTGAAGGCTCCTATGGTCAACTTTTTAGTTCGCTGAAGAAGCTTGCCGATCTGCCGGATGAAACTACTGTTTACTGCGGGCATGAGTACGCGTTGAGAAACTTAGACTTCTGCGAGAAGCATAAATTGATCGCAGATGGAAATACTCAGCGTAAAAAAGTAGAAGAGCAAATCAACTCTACGGGCAGTTCCGTGCCATTTTTACTTAGCGATCAGAAACAGGTGAATCCGTTTTTGACAGCTAAAACGGTTGAGGATTTTACACAATTAAGAAAACTCAGAGATAGGTTTTAA